A stretch of Calditrichota bacterium DNA encodes these proteins:
- the hydE gene encoding [FeFe] hydrogenase H-cluster radical SAM maturase HydE → MQPDEVMHWLKEEDEQTLEVLWKKADETRREYVGNDIHLRGIIEISNYCVRLCHYCGINAANKNIKRYLMTVEEIMNGVKEIESYGYGTVVLQAGEDARIKADWIAEIIKRIKNETSLSVTLSLGERKKSELELWKKSGADRYLLKIETGNQRLFKSIHPTASKFEWSNRIQILFFLLETGYETGSGIMVGIPGQTYNDILTDIFLFKKLGVHMLGIGPFLPHPETSLGKEFFEGLEDKDQVPNTELMTYKVNALTRIICKNINIPTTTALATINSKTGRELGLKRGANVIMPNFTPIKYRQFYEIYPGRICLEEFGTKVNNMIHERIKSVDREIGYGPGSAIQNKAQKCI, encoded by the coding sequence ATGCAGCCTGATGAAGTAATGCATTGGCTTAAAGAAGAAGATGAGCAGACACTGGAAGTTTTATGGAAGAAAGCAGATGAAACGCGCCGGGAATATGTAGGAAATGATATCCACTTACGCGGGATTATTGAAATATCCAACTACTGTGTTCGGCTTTGTCATTATTGTGGGATAAATGCAGCAAACAAAAATATTAAACGCTATTTGATGACTGTTGAAGAAATCATGAATGGTGTAAAAGAGATTGAATCTTACGGATATGGAACTGTTGTTTTGCAGGCCGGAGAAGATGCCCGTATTAAGGCCGATTGGATTGCGGAAATTATAAAAAGAATCAAAAATGAAACAAGCCTATCGGTTACGCTTAGTTTGGGAGAGCGAAAAAAGAGTGAACTGGAATTATGGAAAAAAAGTGGCGCTGACCGATACCTGCTAAAAATTGAAACGGGGAATCAAAGACTTTTCAAAAGTATTCATCCAACTGCCTCTAAATTTGAATGGAGTAATCGCATTCAAATATTATTTTTTTTACTTGAAACGGGCTATGAAACCGGTAGTGGTATAATGGTTGGAATACCCGGACAAACATATAATGATATTTTGACAGACATATTTCTCTTTAAAAAACTTGGCGTTCACATGCTGGGTATTGGACCTTTTCTGCCACATCCGGAAACAAGCTTGGGAAAAGAATTTTTTGAAGGATTAGAAGATAAAGACCAGGTACCAAACACCGAATTGATGACATACAAAGTAAACGCTTTAACACGCATTATTTGTAAAAATATAAACATTCCAACAACAACAGCTTTGGCAACCATAAATAGCAAAACCGGAAGGGAACTTGGGTTAAAAAGAGGCGCCAATGTTATCATGCCAAATTTTACGCCAATAAAATATCGTCAATTTTATGAGATTTATCCCGGGCGGATTTGCCTGGAAGAATTTGGCACAAAAGTTAATAATATGATCCATGAACGCATAAAATCTGTTGACAGGGAAATTGGTTACGGGCCAGGTTCTGCAATTCAAAATAAGGCACAAAAATGTATTTAG
- the hydG gene encoding [FeFe] hydrogenase H-cluster radical SAM maturase HydG: protein MYLDKTLSKNAKDFIDDDKIHSLLKNTKENPKQVKKIIAKSLEKKALNPEETAILLKTESPELVEEIFEAARKLKRDVYGNRIVLFAPLYIGNNCVNDCTYCSFRRSNKEAVRRTLSETEIGAQVESLEDKGHKRLILVYGEHPKYNADYIAKSVKDVYRVKKGNGEIRRVNINAAPMDIEGFKKIKEAGIGTYQIFMETYHHETYQKVHPENTFKGDYLWRLDGLNRANEAGLDDVGIGALFGLYDWRFEVLAMIHHSQFLEKQYGCGPHTISFPRLKPGLGIEYDEKYLVNDYNFKRLVAILRLAVPYAGMILTARESAELRKEILGFGVSQIDAGSRIELGGYTEIGDAQVQSSEKEQFLLSDLRPLDEVIKQLLDDDYIPSFCTSCYRQGRTGEQFMEFAIPGFIERLCTPNGLITLQEYLYDYSSEETKESGKKLIQRQLSNMPDSKMKTRVVERLNKIEHSNERDFYF, encoded by the coding sequence ATGTATTTAGATAAAACACTATCAAAAAACGCAAAAGATTTTATTGATGATGACAAAATTCATTCATTACTAAAAAATACCAAAGAAAATCCAAAGCAGGTTAAAAAAATAATTGCCAAAAGTCTTGAGAAAAAAGCGCTTAATCCGGAAGAAACAGCAATACTTCTTAAAACCGAGTCTCCCGAACTTGTGGAAGAAATATTCGAAGCTGCACGGAAACTAAAGCGAGATGTTTATGGAAACCGGATTGTATTGTTTGCACCGCTTTACATCGGGAATAATTGTGTTAACGATTGTACCTATTGCTCTTTCCGCAGAAGCAACAAAGAAGCTGTTAGGAGAACTCTTTCTGAAACTGAAATTGGCGCACAGGTAGAATCTCTTGAGGATAAAGGCCATAAACGCTTGATACTTGTGTATGGCGAACACCCAAAATATAATGCGGATTATATCGCCAAATCTGTTAAAGATGTTTATCGCGTAAAAAAAGGTAATGGAGAAATTAGAAGGGTAAATATAAATGCTGCTCCGATGGATATTGAAGGTTTCAAAAAAATTAAAGAGGCCGGCATTGGAACTTACCAGATTTTTATGGAAACCTATCACCATGAAACTTACCAAAAAGTACATCCGGAAAATACTTTTAAAGGTGACTATCTCTGGCGGCTTGATGGATTAAACCGTGCCAATGAAGCAGGATTGGATGATGTAGGAATTGGCGCGTTATTTGGTTTATATGATTGGCGTTTTGAAGTTTTAGCAATGATCCATCATTCCCAATTTCTTGAAAAGCAATATGGCTGCGGACCACACACAATTAGTTTTCCACGGTTAAAACCCGGGTTGGGAATTGAGTATGATGAAAAATACCTGGTTAATGATTATAACTTTAAACGGTTAGTCGCCATTCTTCGTTTAGCTGTGCCATATGCCGGCATGATATTAACCGCCCGTGAAAGCGCTGAGTTACGAAAAGAAATTCTTGGTTTTGGTGTTTCTCAAATCGATGCGGGAAGCAGGATCGAACTGGGAGGATATACAGAAATTGGAGACGCCCAGGTACAGTCATCTGAGAAAGAACAATTTTTATTATCAGATTTACGCCCCCTGGATGAAGTAATAAAACAACTTCTTGATGATGATTATATCCCCAGCTTTTGCACCTCATGCTACAGGCAGGGACGAACCGGAGAACAGTTTATGGAGTTTGCAATTCCCGGGTTTATAGAGCGATTGTGTACGCCAAACGGGCTGATAACTTTACAGGAATATTTATATGATTATTCCTCTGAAGAAACAAAAGAATCCGGAAAAAAACTAATTCAAAGACAACTATCAAACATGCCCGATTCGAAAATGAAAACACGTGTTGTTGAGAGGCTGAATAAAATCGAGCATTCAAATGAGCGGGATTTTTACTTTTAG
- the hydF gene encoding [FeFe] hydrogenase H-cluster maturation GTPase HydF has product MKKTPKGMRLHIGIYGRRNVGKSSLVNAITRQQVSIVSDVAGTTTDPVEKPMEMLPIGPVLFIDTAGIDDEGDLGKKRIQKSRKAMERTDIAIIVSTADLWEDFEQNLINEFSRLKITVIVVFNKVDILSPRADQLDSISKQGISVVQSIAFKAVGINELRDVLIANVPDYFLKSPSVTANLVPPGEMALLVVPIDYEAPKGRLILPQVQVLRDLLDNDAYSMVVKETGLVQALNNLKKPPALVITDSQSFKEVGRDTPVEIPLTSFSILFARLKGDLKEFVKGALSIGKLIPGDNILIAESCSHHPIKGDIGREKIPLWLDKYVGGKLNYSTVQGHDFPEDLSKYKLVVQCGSCTFNPRLLKTRLNICRSANVPITNYGVAIAFMHGIFERALAPFDEVKGILEENRKEALLAG; this is encoded by the coding sequence ATGAAAAAAACACCAAAAGGAATGCGTCTTCATATTGGGATTTATGGCAGGCGTAATGTTGGAAAATCATCTTTGGTAAATGCGATAACCAGGCAACAGGTTTCAATAGTTTCAGACGTTGCCGGCACCACCACTGACCCGGTAGAAAAGCCAATGGAAATGTTACCCATTGGCCCGGTTTTATTTATCGATACGGCAGGGATTGATGATGAAGGAGACTTGGGGAAAAAACGTATTCAAAAAAGTCGCAAAGCAATGGAGCGCACGGATATTGCCATAATTGTTTCAACTGCTGATTTATGGGAAGATTTTGAGCAAAACCTGATTAACGAATTTTCCAGACTAAAAATTACGGTTATCGTTGTTTTCAATAAAGTTGATATTTTATCTCCAAGAGCGGACCAATTGGATTCAATTTCAAAGCAGGGTATTTCAGTTGTTCAATCCATAGCTTTTAAAGCGGTGGGGATTAATGAATTGCGCGATGTGCTGATCGCTAATGTGCCTGATTATTTTTTGAAATCTCCATCCGTTACAGCCAATCTTGTACCACCTGGAGAAATGGCATTGCTGGTGGTTCCAATCGATTATGAAGCGCCCAAAGGTAGATTAATTCTGCCACAGGTTCAGGTGCTTAGAGATTTACTGGATAATGACGCTTATAGCATGGTTGTAAAGGAAACAGGATTAGTGCAGGCATTGAACAACCTGAAAAAACCACCTGCGCTGGTAATTACAGATTCCCAGTCATTTAAAGAAGTAGGCAGAGATACGCCAGTAGAAATTCCGTTAACATCTTTTTCTATTTTGTTTGCACGCCTAAAAGGCGACTTAAAAGAATTTGTAAAAGGCGCGTTATCGATTGGAAAATTAATTCCCGGTGACAATATCCTTATTGCTGAGTCTTGCAGTCACCACCCCATAAAAGGTGATATAGGACGTGAAAAAATTCCACTTTGGCTGGACAAATATGTTGGTGGAAAACTTAACTATTCAACGGTTCAGGGACATGATTTCCCAGAAGATTTGAGTAAATACAAGCTTGTTGTTCAATGCGGATCGTGCACTTTCAATCCCAGATTATTGAAAACACGATTAAATATTTGCAGGAGCGCAAATGTCCCGATAACAAATTATGGCGTTGCAATTGCGTTTATGCATGGTATTTTCGAAAGAGCATTAGCACCATTTGATGAGGTAAAAGGAATCCTGGAAGAAAACCGAAAAGAAGCTTTGCTGGCGGGATAA